The DNA region CCTTGAGCCCCGCGAGGGCCGTCACGAAGAACGGGCGGGCCGAGAACAGCATCACCGGCAGCGAGACGAGCAGCGAGAACCACCGGAAGAGCCACTCGAACGGCGACGCCATCCCGGAGTACTCACCAGCGTAGAGCGCCCCGTGCATGAACATCAGGTTCATCGCGCACGCGGCGGCGACACCGAGGCGCGCGAGACCGGCGCGGTCTTCGACGCGCCGCGCTTCCTGCGCACGCGCCGCGCGATGCACGTGCGGCGTGTAGCCCAGCCGGTCGAGGGCGCGGCCGACGGCCGAGAGCCGCGTCCGCTCCGGCGTCCACGTGACGTCCGCGACGGCGTTGCCGAGGTTGAGGCGGATTTCGTCAACGCCGGGCAGGGCCGACGGGAGCCGCTCGACGAGCCAGACGCAGGCGGCGCAGTGGACGCCCTCGAGATAGAGACGGGTGAGGCGCCGGCCCGAGGCCAGCTCGTCGGTGGCTTCGGCTTGGACCGACTCGTCGTCGAAGTCTTCGAAACTGCGTCCGGTTACCTTTGCCGGCTCGAGCACGCCGCCCTGCTGGTCGACGAGCCGGTAGTACTGGTCGAAGCCCCACTCCCGGACGAGCGTGTGGACCTGGCGACATCCGCCGCAGCAGAACTGCTCGGTGTCGCCGTCGCGCAGCAGGCTGGCCGGCACCGCGAGCCCGCAGTGGGCGCACGCGACGGGGGCGCCCTGCCGGTGGCGCGTCCCGCTGGGGAAGGTCATGGCGGTCCTCCCCCCGGCACGTCGAAGCGGGCCGCATGGACGAACCGGAGCCCGTCCTGACTCGCGTCGATCCGGAATTCCCACCGACCAGCGTCATCGACGCGGACGAGGGCGCGGTAACTCCCGGCGGCCTGTGGCAGCTCGACCAGCTCGCCCGACTGGTTCAGCCGGGTGTCCGACGGGCGGATGGCGAAGAAGTGGCCCGCGAGCCCCGAGACGGGCTGGCCGTGGCGATCCGCCACCCGGATGTCGACCGGTCGCGGCATCCCCGGGTAGAAGGGGATGTCCGACGGCAGTTCGTAGCGGACCGTCCATCCGATCTCACGGCTCGCCTGCTCGACGGCGCGGTCGACGTCCCACCGACGCGCGGCCTCGTAGTAGCCCTTGATCGGGCGCGGCGTATCGGGGCGCGTGGCGACCCACACCAGGATGCCGCACGCGATGATCGACATCGAGAGCAGGCCGCCCAGATAGATCGGCCAGCGGTACTCGGAGAGCAGCCGGAAGAGCTTCACGGGGCCCCTCCCGGTGGACCGTACGGGCCGAGCAGCAGGAACTCGATTTCCTTCTCGAAGCCCCGGTCGGAGCGCACCACGTAGCGGACGCGCGCCTGGCCGTCGACGAAGACCTCGCGCGGCACCGTCGTGACGGCGTTGACGTTGACGAGCTTCGAGGGCTCGATCACGATGGGCGATTCGCTCACCACGAGCCTGGCGTCGGATGGGCTCAGCACCTCGATGGTGAAGCTCTGCGTCTCGTCGCGCTGGTTGGTGATCCTGACGCGCTGCTGGTTGGCCACCTCTCCGGTCGGCAGGAGGCGGTACGGCTCGCGACCGCCCCGGACGAACTCGACGAGCGCGTCGCCGCGCGTGGCGACGAGCCAGGCGAAGCTGCCCCACGCCACGGTCATCAGCGCGAGATAGGCGAAGGTGCGCGGCCGCCAGACGCGCCGCGCCCCCCCCCGCTGTTCACGCTCGGAGGTGTAGCGGATGAGGCCGATTGGCTTGCCGATGCCCCGCATCACCGCGTCGCACGCGTCGATGCACTGCGCCGTGCCGATGCACTCGGGTTGCAGGCCCCGCTTGATGTCGGTACCGGTCGGGCACGCATTCACGCACGCGCGGCAGGCGATGCAGTCGCCGGCGACGACGCCCGCCACGCGCTCGCGAACCCGCATCCGGGGTTCCCCGCGCCGCTCGTCGTAGGCGACGAGGATCGTGTCCTGGTCGGCGATGACGTTCTGCAGCCGGCCGTAGGGGCACGCGATCGTGCACATCTGGTCGCGGAACCAGCCGAAGTCGAAGAGGATGGCCCCCGTGAGGCCCACGATCGTGAAGATCGAGCCCTTCCAGGCCAGGGGTTCGGCGACGAGACCGGCCACGAGCGGCCCGAAGCCCGTGAAGTAGGCGACGAAGGTGATGGCCATGAAGAGGGCGACGACGGTCCACGCAGACCACTTCCCGACCTTGATCGCGGCCTTGCGCGGGGTGACCGGCGCGGCGTTCAGCAGACGCTGCTTGCGGGGGCCGCCCTCGAGGAAGGACTCGATGGGCCGGAACAGGAACTCGAGGTAGACCGTCTGCGGGCACGCGTAGCCGCACCACATCCGTCCATAGCTCGTGGCGAGGAAGAAGACCGTGACGATGACGCCGAAGCCGAAGGAGACGAGCACGAGGCTGTCGGTCGGGTTGAAGGTCGCGCCGAAGATGTAGGTGTTGCGCGTGGCGAGGTCGATCTGAACGGCGGGGCGTCCGGCCATCGTGACGTGCGGCAGGGCGAAGAAGAGCAGGAAGAGCACGTAAGCGATGGCCCGCCGGATGTGCCAGTAGCGCCCCCGGTGGACGAGCGGGTGCATGAACTTCCGCTTGCCGTCCGCCGACAGGCTGTAGAGCAGCTCGTCCTCGGGCGCCGGCTCGAAGACGCGCTCGTAGCCGATCGGCGCCGCCGGTGCAGGGTCCGGCGGCTTCTTCCTGACTTCCTCGTGCACGTCAGTTCCCGGGGAGCGGTTCGGGCACCACCCGGTCTCCCTCGGACGGCCGCGCGTTGGGCGGGGTGGTGCCCTGGAGGCTCCTCACGTACGCCACGACCGCGGCGAGCTCGTCGGGCGCGAGGGCCCGGCCCCACGGCGGCATGCCCCTGGCCGGCCAGCCCTTGGCCACCGACTGGAAGATCTGCTCGACCCGTCCCCCGTGGATCCAGTACTCGTCGGTGAGGTTCGGGCCAATCAGCCCCTGCGCCTGCTCGCCGTGGCACGAGGCGCACGACCGCGCGAAGCGCGTCTGGCCGAGATCGAGCACCGCGGGGTCCGCGGCGCCGGCCAGCAGGTCGGCTGGTGAGGGCGGGACGAGCGGGTTGGCATCGAAGTGCGCCTGGACGGAGGCCAGCGCCCGCTCGGTGTCGGCCCGGTACTCCGCCTCCATCGTCCCCTCGCCGAAACTGAGCGCGTAGAACATCAGGTAGGCCGCCGAGAAGATGAGCGAGCCCCACCAGATGGCCATGAGCCAGCCCGGCATCGGGTTGTCGTACTCCTTGATGCCGTCGAGCTCGTGGAGGACCTTGTCTTCGAACTGTGCCATGGTGTCCCCTGCACTCCAGCTGCCACGGGCAGCGGTCGGTTGCCTGCCGCTCGCGTCACACGCGGCTCTGCGCCGGGTCGTCGTGGTCCTCGGCGGCACGGGCTGTCACGTGTGGCGCCTCGTCGGCGACGGGTGCCCGCCGGAGCGCGTCTCGCGGCAGCGGGCCGCGCGCGGGCGGATCGTCCAGTGGCAGGCGTGCCCGCGACTCGAGGTCGGCTGGGCTCGTGCGCAGCACGCGCACGAAGACCCCGATCCACACGGCGATGAAGAAGAACATCGCGCCGATGACGAACGCACCCGCGCCGGTCTGCGCGGCCAGCTCCTGCAGCATCGCTATCTCGCCGAGGCGACGCCGGGTGCCGGCGTCGTGGCGGCGGGGGGCTCGAGCGGCGCGATCGCCGGCGCCTGGGGCTGCGGGCGGCGCCACTGGATGTCGGTGCCGAGCCGTTGGAGGTACGCGGTGAGCGCGATGATTTCCTTGTCGGCGAGCCCCCTCGGCCCCTGCTGCAGTTCGATCTCGCCGGCGATCGTCCGGGCCTGCGCCTCCATCGACGCGAGCGCCGTCTCGATCTCGCCGTCCGTGTACGGCACGCCGAGCGTGCGCAGCGCGCGCAGCTTCGAGCCGACGAGCGCCGTGTCGTACGGGTCGCCGAGCAGGTGCGGGTAGCGCGGCATCACCGATCCCGGCGTGGTCGAATCGGGGCGATCCATGTGCCGCACGTGCCAGAGCGACGGGTACTTCGCTCCGACCCGGTGAAGGTCCGGCCCGGTCCGCTTGGAACCCCACTGGAAGGGGTGGTCGTAGACGTACTCGCCGGCCTTCGAGTACTCGCCGTAGCGCTCGGTCTCGTGCCGGAACGGGCGCACGAGCTGCGAGTGGCAGTTGTAGCAGCCCTCGCGGAGGTAGATGTCGCGTCCGACGACCTCGAGCGGCGTATAGGGCGTCACACTGGCGATCTCCTTGACGTTCTTCTTGTCGAGGAACATCGGGATCGCCTCGACGAGCGAGCCGACCGCGAGCGCGAGGACGACGAGCACCGTGAAGCTCACCGTGCGCGCCTCGAGCGCGCGGTGGACGCCGTGGCGCAGCTCGTGCTGGATCCGGTAGAACGCGTGGTCGTAGGTGTTGGCGGGCGTCACCGCGCCAGGCGCCGCGACGTCACGGACGAGCGGCGGCGCGTGGACCTCCGGCTCCTCGGCGTAGTCGGCCGGCGCGCTCGTGATGGTCTTGTAGACGTTCCAGACGAGCAGGATCATGCCGGTGAAGAAGAGGATGGCGGCCATCAGCCGCACCCAGTAGAGCGGGACGATCCGGATGACGGTCTCGATGAAGTCGGGATACACGAGGCGGCCGTCGGCCTCGAACGCGCGCCACATGCCCCACTGCGTGATACCGGCCACCCACATCGACACCTGATAGGTGATGAGGCCGATCGTCGACACCCAGAAGTGCGTCGTCGCGAGGGCCTTCGAGTAGAGCTCCGTCTTCCAGAGTCGCGGGATGACCCAGTAGAGGATGGCGAACGACAGGAACGCGTTCCACCCCAGCGCGCCGGCGTGCACGTGCCCGATCGTCCAGTCGGTGAAGTGGCTCACCGCGTTCACCGACTTGATCGACATCATCGGCCCTTCGAAGGTGGCCATGCCGTAGTAGGTGATGGCGACGACCATGAACTTGAGGACCGGGTCGTCGCGCAGCTTGTGCCACGCGCCGCGCAACGTGAAGTACCCGTTGACCATGCCGCCCCACGACGGCATCCAGAGGATGAGCGAGAAGAGCATCCCGAGCGTCGACGCCCACTCGGGCACGGCCGAGTAGTGGAGGTGGTGCGGGCCGGCCCAGATGTAGACGAAGACGAGCGACCAGAAGTGCATGATCGACAGCCGGTAGCTGAACACCGGCCGGTCGGCCGCTTTCGGCAGGTAGTAGTACATGAGGCCGAGGAAGGGCGTCGTCAGGAAGAACGCCACGGCGTTGTGCCCGTACCACCATTGCATCAGGGCGTCCTTGACGCCCGAGTACGCCGAATAGCTCCCGAGCCACGAGTACGGCATCACCATGCTGTTGCCGATGTGGAGGATGGCCACCGCGACGATCGACGCGAGGTAGAACCAGATGGCCACGTAGAGGTGCTTCTCGCGCCGGATGGCGATCGTGCCGAAGAAGTTGATCGCGAAGGCGACCCAGAGCACCGCGATGACGACGTCGAGCAGCCACGGCAGCTCGGCGTACTCCTTGCCCTGGGTGTGGCCCGTGACGAGCGCGAGCGCCGCCGCCACGATGAGCAGCTGCCAGCCCCAGAAGTGGAAGGCCGACAGCCCGTCGCTGAAGAGGCGGGTCTTCAGCAGCCGCTGCATCGAGTGGTAGGTGCCGGCGAAGATGATGTTGCCGCAGAAGGCGAAGATGACCGCGTTCGTGTGCAGCGGCCTGAGCCGGCCGAACGTCAGGTAGGGCGCGAGGTTCAGGTCCGGCAGAAAGAGCATCGCCGAGATGACGACGCCCACGAGCATGCCGACCACGGCCCAGACGACGGCTGCCAGGAAGAAGAGCCGTGGGGTTCGGTCGTCGTAGCGCACGCTGTCGCTCATCGGTCTTCCATCCTGTGTCGGTGAGTTGCCCGGGGCGCACGGGTCGCCGCGATCCAGGCCGCGAGGGCTGGCAGCAGAGGGTAGGGGTGTGGCCCGGCCGAACGAGACATCCGGAGCCTGCTTGGGGGGCAGGGTCGAGGAACGGGGGCTACTCAGGGGACCAGGGCGTCCCCTGCGGGTGAGGCCCGAACGGCGACCGCCGGCGAACGCCTCGTGGGGGAGGATCCCCCGTTCTCTGGTTGATGATCCTGTCGGAAATCGCGCCTCGCCGCAAGAGCTAACGTGAATCACTCGCTCCGCGGCCTCACCTGAGGGCTGGCGACGCGACGACGCGTCTCAGTCCCGCTCGCCGAGAATCGCGTCGATGCGGTTCTCGAGCACGTCCTCGACCTCGAACCCGAAGATCTGGAGGTAGTGCTCGGCCGATTCGATCAGCGCCCGCTGCGGGACGAGGCCTACCATCTCCACGCGGCTCACGCCGGCGCCGAACCGGCGCAGCTCGGTCTTGACCGCCTCGAGGATGCGGTAGAGCGGTGTCGCGTGGAAGTTGCCGACGGTGATGTTCAGCAGCGCCTCGTTGCGGGTCCGGTCGAGCGCCGGGTAGAAGTGCACGCCCGGGAGGCCGGCCGTGCCCGACAGCACGTGCGTGACCCACTCGGCGGCCTCTTCGCTCGCCGTGGTCAGGTAGGCCTTGAAGTTCACGAGCGGCAGCCGCGCCCCGATGATGGTGGCCCCCTTGTCGAGCGGGAACTTGTCGGGGCCGAAGTCGGGTTTCCACGCCGGGTCGGCGATCTTGGTGGCGAACCCCTCGTACTCGCCTTCGCGGATGCTCTCGATGTCGCGGCGGAGCACGGTCCGCGCCGACTCCGCGAAGAGGTACACCGGCAGCTCGAAGCGCCGGGCGACCTCCTCGGCGAACTGAACCGACCAGTCGACCGCCGTGGAGAGCGGCGCGTCGCGCAGGGCGACGAACGGGAAGACGTCGACCGCGCCGATCCGCGGGTACTCTCCCTGGTGCTGCCGCATGTCGATGTGTCCGAGCGCCGCCTCGTAGAGCAGGAACCCGCCTTCGAAGACCGCCGGCTTGCTGCCCGTGAACGAGAAGATGGTCCGGTTGCGGACCTGGTCCATCGAGACGTCGAGCACGACGAGGCCCGGCACGTGCTCGAGCGTCTGCTGGAGGGTCTCGACGAACGCCTCGTCGCGGCCCTCCGAGATGTTCGGAACGACGGAGATGATCTGCGACATCACGCCCCCCGCGGTCAATCCCGGAATTCACGTCGCATCGTCGTGAATTCCGACGTCGCCGTGAGCCATGAGCCATGAGCTGCCCGCGCCGTCCAAGGTCCCATCTCGAAGGTGTCAGGCCTCATCGCTCGCAGCTCACAGCTCAGGGCTCCCTGGTTCAAGGTGGACCTCGATCTAGAAGAGTCCGAGGAAGATGCCGGCCGCGAGGGCCGAGCCGATCACGCCCGCCACGTTCGGGCCCATGGCGTGCTGGAGGAGGAAATTGCCCGGGTCCTCGGCCTGGCCGACCTGGTGGACGACCCGGGCCGAGTCGGGCACGGCCGAGACGCCGGAGGCGCCGATGAGCGGGTTCACCTTCTCGCGGGCGACCAGGTTCATCAGCTTGGCGAAGAGCACGCCGCCGGCCGTGGCGGTGCCGAACGCGAGGCAGCCGAGGACGAAGATGAGCACCGACTGCTTCGTCAGGAACACGCCAGCCGACGTCGAGGCGCCGACCGCGACGCCGAGCAGGATGGTGCAGACGTCGAGCATGGCGCTCGAGGCCGACTTCGCGAGCCGGCCCGTCACGCCGGATTCCTTCAGGAGGTTCCCGAAGAACAGCATGCCGAGCAGCGGCAGGCCGCCCGGGGCGAGCAGCGTCGTCACGAGCAGGCCCATGATCGGAAACGCGATCTTCTCGAACTGCGAGACCTTGCGCCCCGGCTTCATCCGGATCAGGCGTTCGTCGCGCGTCGTGAGCAGACGCATAATCGGCGGCTGGATGATCGGGACCATCGCCATGTAGCTGTACGCCGAAATCGCAATCGGTCCGATCAGGGCGGGGGCCAGCCGGCTCGCGGCGAAGATGGCCGTGGGGCCGTCGGCGCCGCCGATGATGGCGATCGCCCCGGCGCTCTGCGCCGAGAACCCCAGCCAGAGCGCGCCGATGAAGGTGATGAAGATGCCGACCTGCGCCGCCGCGCCGAGCAGCAGGCTCTTCGGGTTCGACAGCAGCGCCGAGAAGTCGGTGAGCGCACCGATGCCGAGAAAGATGAGCGGCGGCAGGAGCCCGCTGCGCACGCCGTAGTAGATGATGCCGAGCACGCTGTTCCCCGTGGTGTTGAACACGTACTCGCGCGACACCGGGTCGATCATGTACAGAGAGACGCTGTTGAAGATCGCGAGCGGCAGCGGCACGTTGCCGATGAGGATCCCGAAGCCGATCGGCACGAGGAGCAGCGGTTCGTAGTCCTTCGAGATGGCGAGGTAGATGAACAGCAGCCCGATGAGCACCATCACGACGTTGCCCGGCGTGAGGTTCGCGATGCCGCTGCCCTGGACGACCTGGTCGAGGTACCCGGTGATGTCGCCCGTCAGGATGTCCTTCGCGAAGAACCCCTGCTCGAACTGCGTGACGTAGCCGAGGCTCTCCCTCGGTCCGACCGTGACCACCGTGTAGATCGCGGCCACGCGTCCCGCTCCGTCGAACAGCCGGCCCTTCGCCGCGCGCTTCAGCACCTGCGCGTCGAGGTCGTCGCGCCCCTTGTCGATCCGGAAGTACGTCCCCGCCGGCTCGATCGTGAACGGCAGGAAGGCCTTGCCGAGGGCCGGGATCGCCACGTGGTCGACGTCCGCGATCGCCTTGCCCGGCGCGAACTCGACACGCACGATGGCCTCGAAGTCGTCGGCGTGCACCGTGGCGACGGTACCCACGTCACGCGCGAAGGCATCGCGCACCACGCCGGTCGTCGCGGCCGGTCCGAGGTAATCGTTCACGAGCCCGTCGGTCGTGCCCGAGTGAATGCGCAGGTAGGTGGCGCCGGGCTCGAAGGTGACGCCAAACGTCGGTCGGCCGGCGGCCGGTGCGGAGGTGGCGCCGAGCAGCACGAAGGCGATCGAGACGAGGAAGACCGGCTTCACGCTTCCCCCTACAGCGTCGTCAGCTTCGGCCGCGACACGTCGACGAGCAGGTCGCCCTCGGCAATCGTATCGCCCTCGCGCACGTAGACCTTGGTCACCGTGCCGGCGTACGGCGTGGTGACCGCGTTCTCCATCTTCATGGCCTCCATGACCAGGAGCGTCTGTCCGGCCGCGACGCTCTCGCCCTCCTTCGCGCGGATCGCCAGGACGAGCCCCGGCATGGGCGCCACGATGCCACCCTCGCCACGCGACGGGGCCGCCGCCCGCGACACTGACGGTGCCGGCGCAGAGGCCACCGCCGAGGAGGGCGATGGGCGCGCGGGCTCGATAGTGATCTTCCGCCGACCGAGCTGGATCAAATCGACCGCGTACTCGGTGCCGTCGACCACCACGGTCGCCCGCTCAGGCGTGAGTTCCCTGATCTCGGCCCGATACTCCCGGCCCCCGATGCGAAGCACGTGTTGACTCATGGCGGTGGTCTCCCGGCCGAGGTCAGGGCGCCGGCGCGTGGCGCCTGATCGTCACGCGGGCCCCGGGCCGGTTCATGTAGAGGGTGCGCTCGACCTCGAGCACGGCCGCGATCACCGCGAGCACGTCCGCCGGGACCGGTTCCGGCGAGACGACGGCGGGCGGTGGGGCCGGGGCCGCCATCTGCGGCGCGGGGCTCCCGTGGCCGTGGCCCTCTTCGCTCCACGGCACGTAGCGCGAGATGCGGCTGAAGAGTCCGATGAAGCCGATGCAGGCCACGAGACCGATGAAGACGACCGACATCCCGAGGGCGGTGACGATCGAGGCTTCCCAGAGCGACATCGATGACCTCAGAGCGGAATGTTGGTGTGCCGTCGCGCGGGGTTCGCGTCGCGCTTGTCGGCCAGCATCTCGAGCGCCTTGACGATCCGGAAGCGCGTGGTGGCGGGCTCGATCACGTCGTCGATGTAGCCCTTGCGCGCCGCGACGTACGGCGTGGCGAAGAGGCTCGCGTAACGCTCCTTGAGCTCGGTGGCCTTCGCCGCGACGTCCTCTGCGGCGTCGAGCTCCTTCTTGTAGATGATCTCCACGGCCCCGTCGGGGCCCATGACCGCGATCTCCGCCGTCGGCCACGCGTAGTTGACGTCGCCGCGCAGGTGCTTCGAGCTCATCACGCAGTACGCCCCCCCGTAGGCCTTGCGCAGGATGACGGTGACCTTCGGCACCGTGGCCTCCGCGAAGGCGAAGAGCAGCTTGGCCCCGTTGCGGATGATCCCGCCGTACTCCTGCGTCGTCCCGGGCATGAAGCCCGGCACGTCCTCGAGCGTGACGAGCGGAATGTTGAAGGCGTCGCAGAAGCGCACGAACCGTGCGCCCTTCACCGACGCCGCGTTGTCGAGCACGCCGGCGAGCACCTTCGGCTGGTTGGCCACCACCCCCACCGGGCGCCCGTTGAACCGCGCGAAGCCGACGACGAGGTTGGGGGCCCAGGCTTCGTGGACCTCGAGGAACTCGCCGCGATCGACCACGGCGCGCACCACGTCCTTGACGTCGTACGGCTGGTTCGGGTTGTCGGGCAGCACGGCGTTCAGTTCGGGCACCGAGCGGTCGAGCGGATCGTCGCACGCCGCCATCGGAGGCTTCTCCTGGTAGTTCTGCGGCAGGAAGCCGAGCAGGCGGCGGACGAGGTCGAGCGCCTGGTCCTCGTTCTCGGCGACGAAATGCGTGACGCCGCTCTTCGCGGCGTGCACGTCGGCGCCGCCGAGCTGCTCGGTCGTGACGCTCTCCCGGGTCACCTGCTTCACGACCTTGGGACCGGTGAGGAACATGTAGCTCGTGCCGCGCGTCATCGCCACGAAATCGGTGATGGCGGGACTGTAGACGGCACCGCCGGCGCAGGGACCGAGCACGAGGCTCAGCTGCGGCACGACGCCCGAGGCGAGCACGTTGCGCAGGAAGATGTCGGAGTAGCCCGCGAGCGCGTCGACGCCTTCCTGGATGCGCGCGCCACCCGAGTCGTTGAGCCCGATGATCGGTGCGCCCACCTTCGTGGCCAGGTCCATGACCTTGCAGATCTTCTCCGCGAAGGTCTTCGACAGGCTTCCGCCGAAGATCGTGAAGTCCTGGCTGAAGACGAAGACGAGCCGTCCGTTGATGGTGCCATGCCCGGTGATGACGCCGTCGGTGAGCGGCTGATCCTTCGCCATGCCGAAGTCGGTGCAGCGGTGCGTGACGAACGTGTCGAACTCCTCGAAGCTGCCTTCGTCGACCAGCCGCTCGATGCGCTCGCGGGCCGTGTACTTGCCCTGGTCGTGCTGCTTCTTGATGCGCTTCTCACCGCCCGCGCGGTGGGCGGTCTCGCGCAGGTGGGCGAGTTCCAGGATCTTTCGCTCGATGCTCATGGAAGGTTCCGTGCAGCGGTGCCCAGGGGGGGGCGTGCGGCCCGTGGCGCGATCGGCCGTCGGGCGATCGTAGCACTTCCCAGACGCCCGACTGAAGCCTCCGTCTCGCGCCAGCCGATGGGGCCCGCGTTGGCCGAGCGGAGACTGGCGGGGCAGGGCGGCTGAGCTTCGGCCCCGCTGCCATTGGCGAACCGATCCGGTGCGAGCCGTCAGCCAGGCAACCGCTGGCAGCGCCTGGCCGCCGCGCCGAGCACCAGCAGCCAGCCCGCCGTGGCCACCGCGTAGATGGCGGCGAGCTTGCCCGCGGCAAAAGCGACCTCGACCCAGGTCGGCGGCAGCGAGGCCGGACGCCAATCAGCGGCCTGCCAGGGCAGCCAGGCCAGGCCCCAGAGGCTCACCGCCGTCAAGCCGAGCGCTCGCCAATCGAGACCGCGCAGCGGCCACCCGCGCCAGGACCGCGGCACGGCGAGCGGCGTGGCCGCGAGCGCCACGGCGAGCGACACGCCGAATCCCCACCGCAGGATCCACGCCGCCCAGCCGACGGCCGCGTGCAGCCAGCCGCTGGTGGTCAGATCGAACCGCGCGATCAGCCACGCGTCGAGCTCGCCCCGCGTCGCCGCGTGCCACGCGTCGAGCCGCCCGGCGACCCCCGAGAACGCCCAGAACACGAGCAGCGCCGCCAGGAACCACGGCACTCTCGGCAGGCTGCTTCGCACGTGGCGCCACGGCCCTTCGCGCGAAGCCAGTGAAGCAAGCGCCGTCAGGTTGACGACCGCGGCGACGCAGACGATGGCGATGAAGAGCAGCGCCGACAGCGCCAGCATCATCGCGTTGGTCTCCGGCACGTTGATCAACGCCCAGTAGAGCGCCGCGGCCGCGGCATGCCCGGCAGCCAGCCACGCCCACACGCGCACGCGATGGCCGATCATCGCTGGTCTCCTTCCCGCGGTGCCGTCTCCCCGTCGGCCGGCGCGACGGTGATGCGGACGGTCGACGTGGACGCCGAGACGCCGGGCACGTACATCGGCGCGACCTGCGCCGGCATGGCGCGGAACTGGCCTGGCGTCACCACCTTCAGCAGGTAGAAGTACTCGTATCGCCCTTCGTCGAAGCGCTGCTGGAAGAACACCACCCGGTTGTCGCGGTACTCCCGGCGCGAGCCGTCCCACCACGCGTCCCACCACGCGGCCGGCTTCTCGAGACGGTACAGCTCGCGTTGGGCCACCGGTTCGGTCCCCGCGGGGATCGGGTCCTCGATGACGAGGTAGCGCCAGTCGCTCGACCCGGCC from Acidobacteriota bacterium includes:
- a CDS encoding acyl-CoA carboxylase subunit beta, which produces MSIERKILELAHLRETAHRAGGEKRIKKQHDQGKYTARERIERLVDEGSFEEFDTFVTHRCTDFGMAKDQPLTDGVITGHGTINGRLVFVFSQDFTIFGGSLSKTFAEKICKVMDLATKVGAPIIGLNDSGGARIQEGVDALAGYSDIFLRNVLASGVVPQLSLVLGPCAGGAVYSPAITDFVAMTRGTSYMFLTGPKVVKQVTRESVTTEQLGGADVHAAKSGVTHFVAENEDQALDLVRRLLGFLPQNYQEKPPMAACDDPLDRSVPELNAVLPDNPNQPYDVKDVVRAVVDRGEFLEVHEAWAPNLVVGFARFNGRPVGVVANQPKVLAGVLDNAASVKGARFVRFCDAFNIPLVTLEDVPGFMPGTTQEYGGIIRNGAKLLFAFAEATVPKVTVILRKAYGGAYCVMSSKHLRGDVNYAWPTAEIAVMGPDGAVEIIYKKELDAAEDVAAKATELKERYASLFATPYVAARKGYIDDVIEPATTRFRIVKALEMLADKRDANPARRHTNIPL